TCTCTTCCCACATAGTTTTCATTTCACTGGGTACTCCTGGGAAAGTAAGGATAGTAAAATCTTTTACTGGTTCCCAAATCATTCCTGGTGCAGTGCCCCTAGGGTTATTAATAATTTGAGCATTTTCTGGGAAGAAACATTGTTTCCTTAAGCTGGAGGAATCGTCCTTGAGCTTTGAGTTTGAGAGTTTTTGTTTAATTTCATCCCATAAAAGCGGTCTTTCAAAAAGAGATACATTAAAAGATTTGGCTATTGCTTCAGTAGTTAAGTCATCTGGGGTGGGTCCTAATCCACCAGTTGTAATTAGAAGATTACTTCTTGTCGATATTTCTTGAATTACTTTTATAATTCGATCAGAATTATCACCTACAGTTGATTGCCTAAAGTGATTTAAGCCTAATTGAGATAACTGTTCAGAAATCCATTGAGCATTTGTATTGATAATATTTCCTAAGAGTAGCTCTGTTCCAATAGAAAGAATTTCAACTCCCTTGGAGTTAGGACTCATTTAATTGATGCTTCAAGTTTGCCTTCATAAAGAGGAAAACGATTACATAAGGTTAATACTCTTTCTTTACATTTACTTTCAATCAGTGAATCGTCTGGGTTAAGTAATCTATCAGCAATAATTTCACCAACTTCAGCAAAAGCATCCTCATTAAAGCCTCTAGTAGTTAGAGCAGCAGTTCCCAACCTTAGTCCGCTGGTTACAAAAGGTGATTCAGGGTCAAATGGAACAGTATTTTTATTTGCAGTGATATTCACTTCACTTACAAGTAAGTCAGCAATCTTACCAGTCATATTGATACTTCTTAAATCGAGTAAAACAATATGGTTATCAGTGCCTCCGCTAACGATATTAATACCTCTATTTATTAAAGTTGAAGCTAGAACTTTTGCATTTTTTATTACTTGTTGGGAATAATTAACGAAATCTGGTTGCAAGGCTTCTCCAAATGCAACTGCTTTAGCTGCAATTATATGTTCGAGGGGCCCACCCTGAGTTCCAGGGAAAACAGATTTATCAAATTTCTTTCCAAATTCTGCATCTTTACACAAGATAAGTCCCCCTCTAGGCCCTCTTAATGTTTTATGAGTAGTTGTGGTTACTACATCACAATATGGTATTGGATTTGGGTGGAGTTTACTTGCTACAAGACCGGCGATGTGTGCAATATCAGCCATTAAGAATGCACCAACTTCATCTGCAATATTTCTAAATGACTCAAAATCGATTGTTCTTGGATAAGCAGAATATCCACATATGATTAATTTTGGTTTTGTTTCAAGTGCTATCTCTCTTATTTCATCAAAATTTAATTCACTAGTTTCTTTATTTACACCATAGTGAACTGCATTGAACCATTTACCACTCATATTTACTGGAGACCCATGAGTTAGGTGTCCACCATGAGATAAATCCATCCCCATGATTGTGTCGCCAGGTTTAAGTAGACTTAGGAAAACAGCAGCATTGGCCTGCGCTCCACTATGGGGT
The window above is part of the Prochlorococcus marinus CUG1415 genome. Proteins encoded here:
- the glyA gene encoding serine hydroxymethyltransferase — translated: MNILQNLKESDPVISNFINSEKNRQETHLELIASENFASIAVMQAQGSVLTNKYAEGLPQKRYYGGCEFVDEIEELAIQRAKKLFNANWANVQPHSGAQANAAVFLSLLKPGDTIMGMDLSHGGHLTHGSPVNMSGKWFNAVHYGVNKETSELNFDEIREIALETKPKLIICGYSAYPRTIDFESFRNIADEVGAFLMADIAHIAGLVASKLHPNPIPYCDVVTTTTHKTLRGPRGGLILCKDAEFGKKFDKSVFPGTQGGPLEHIIAAKAVAFGEALQPDFVNYSQQVIKNAKVLASTLINRGINIVSGGTDNHIVLLDLRSINMTGKIADLLVSEVNITANKNTVPFDPESPFVTSGLRLGTAALTTRGFNEDAFAEVGEIIADRLLNPDDSLIESKCKERVLTLCNRFPLYEGKLEASIK